From Theropithecus gelada isolate Dixy chromosome 5, Tgel_1.0, whole genome shotgun sequence:
CCTGCAGTCGGGCTGTGCCTGTACTTCACAGTCCTCTAAGAGGTGTCATTCAGGCTACCTCACTCagcctacccccacccccactcatGTTCCCTTTCCTCATGGGCTGCCCCCGCGACTGACTTCCATGACGACTGGTTCTCATTAGGCCCCTTGTTTCTACACAAGCCTTAGATCATTAAGACAAAGACATACTTGCTACCCTCATAGCACATAACCACACCTGGCAgatgaaaatcaaacaaaaagcaTTAGGCAGTCTTATCTTGAACCCTTACTAATCACATCCAGACCAGATATTTTCTAATCACAGTTTTGTATCATGTTAACTTTTTAAGCATAAAATGTGTATGTAGTAAAATGTGCTTCTCAAGCTGTTCCAATAGGAAGTCAGCTATGTTTGAGTGAGGCTTATTTTGCTACCATGGTTTAAAGATCACGTAAAGGCTCAAGCTTAAACCCTGGGcagctggttaatttttttgccCCATGACCACAGTTCACACCTGAAGCTTAGCCAAGTCACTCCCCAAGAGAATCAAGCCCTAAAGTAATAATGGATCAGCACAAGTCCGTCAGTCCGTGCCACAGGGAAGAAAAGTTCACACTCACTGGAagcattatacacacacacatatatatatttctgcacATTAGACAAAGGCCACTAGCAAATTTGAAACAATTCGGATGGCTGAATTTGGAGTCACACtgcctttattttattcagtGTGTTCCACAACCTCAGCCTCTTCCACATTGTTCTACAGCTTCTCCAATACTTTGCAAACTGAATCAGTGAATCCCCCACCATGCGTGAACCACTTTATCCTCATGGCCAGTTTCTAGGAATCTATTGCTGCATTCTTCCCAGCGGGTAACTCCCCCATTCTCTACCAACACAAACTTCCACTCCACCACTGTATCTGCAGGCAGGAAAATGGAATGAGACCAGAACCCATCCTTGTTATAGTGGAGTGGGATGTAAGTGTTCCATCTCCCAAGACACTCATGGTCTCCAGTTACTGCAATGAATTGCACATCAGTGCTTGTGACATAATGGACCTGGAACCTGACACTAACTTGCTGAGACCCTGCAGGCATCACTGCTACCCTTTCTGTTTTCCCATGCACTTGCTGATCTCTTGCTTCCACCAGAGTGCTTCTTCCATTGTCCATTCCCTGGTTTAGGCTTAACACTGGAGCCTTAAGACTGCCACCCACACCAACATCCCCCCAAGATGAGTGCCTAGACACCATTTCCCACTCCTTGTGGTCAACCCGGTCCTGACTGTTCAAATGAGAGAGGCTCGCTTCTTCTTTAGCTCTGTTCATGAGCAGGTTGCTAGAAGGCAACTTCTCTGCAAAACATGTAGCTGCTTTAGCAGATATCTCTTGTCCTTTTTGGAATCCCCATTCTCCCATAGGAGATTTGAGGCTTTCATTTCTTAAAACTTCAGAGTAACTCCTAGAGTTACTGGTCTCAGAGGTAGCTGAAGCTTCTGTGTCTGGAAACTGTCCAGAAGAAACATGTTCTCTTGAATTGTCACAGACTTCCCTGGAAGGATTCTGCAATCTCCATGATGCTGCTTGCAGGTTACCAAGGTCTTTGGTCTTAGAAATCAAATGTCCATTGCTTTCTTGAAGATGCTCtaagaaatcaaaggaaaaatgtaataGAGTCAGGTAgttcatttaagaaaaaagttaggCTGAGAAAATAGATTTAGTTACTGAAAGCTTTACTACTGATCAATCTGCAATTCACAAAGTCCCCCTCTATTAAAATAAAGTACTACTTAATTAACCAGTATGCTCCCAACACTGTGCTCTAAGAATACACATGTATATCTGACAATAAAAGGGACATCCAGGAGTATCAGTGTGCTAACACAAGTGTAAATGAAGTGGTAAGCTGTAGAGGCAGACATATAACCCCGTCACAGTCCCCGGTCTCCACAGTCCAGGCCATACTGGCATGCAGCCAAGTTAAGTTGCTTGGCTCCTATCATCAAagaatgttgtccaggctgtggGGCAAAGGGCTGCGTGGCTACCTTACAAACCAGAAGAGTACACTTGTACTCCCAGGGGAGGCGTGCAGGGCAGGGATTGGCTCTTGCAGATCTGCGGGCAGATCAGCAGGAGCCATCGCTGTGGGGAGATACAAAGAACAGTAGTGCATCCCTGGGCAGGAGTGGAGGGAGAACTGGGGGAAGGGGCTGGTTTCTCCTTGCCAATCCCAAATGCATTAGGAACCTCCTCAACAAAACAGTGTTTTGTACCCCCTTCCATTgtaagcactttttaaaaaatgttcttaaaaatacaaaatccaagTCCTCTAAAAATGCAGTTTCCTTCTTGGCCACGCCAGTGGTAGTCCAAATAGCTCCCTACAAGATTGAAATCTCCAAATCATACATAAAATCATCACAGCTGTGGTTTTATGTGGCGGGGGGTGGTATGGGGACAACAGTCTTGTTTcattgtatacttttttttttttttttttttttgagatggagtctcgctctgtcgcccaggctggagtacagtggtgggatctcggctcactgcaacctctgcctcccgggttcaagcgattctcctgccttaacctctcaagtagctgggactaccggtgcctgccaccacgcccggctaatttttgtatttttagtagagacagggtttcaccatattggccaggctggtctcgaactccttgtgACTTGCCCGCCTTGGTGATGGTGAGTTGGAAGTGAGAATGAACAAATATTATTCTGGATTCCCAACTTTTCAACCTAAAGCATGAGATTGGTCTTCAGAAAAAAGATAAGTGAACTGTCTAGGCATCCCAGACCAATCACAGTAAAGGCAGACAGGCAGATTTTCATGTGGCTGCACATGAACACCACTGGGCTAAAAATAAAGTTCACAGATGTCATTTTCACCATTAGGCTTCTGTCCAGGCATGGGCAGCTTGCCAAGGGAAGGCACTGGACGGTAATGTTTTCTGCCAGTGTTCGCTCTCTGTTTAGCAAACGGTGCCTAACATACAGAAATTTAAACCCAGATGTCAATTCTACTCATCAGGGTTGGGTCCCCTATTTAAGTAGTCCCTAGGGATGACCGTCGGGCCCTATTCTGGGGCAGGGTCGGGAGGACTGCCCACAGTGCTGAAACGGGCGACTAAGGCACAGCCCCAGGGCCTCAGCCACAGCCTTCATGGCCAGAGTCCAACCTGAACTTTGCATTCCTAAAGAAGCGTCCAGATAGCAGAAGGCGCCCGCAGCTGGGTTGTTCCCAAACCCAGCTCTTCATGGGCTGTGCGATGGTAGGATGTGAGACTACCAGGATTGGGACTGAGAAAATGTCCCTGCTTGGGCAGAGATCGAAGAGGCTTGTAGGATCCCCTAAATCTAAGCCCTCCTTTCCAAAGGCCGGGAAGGGGCGCCGCCACTGCAGCCACCCGCACTGCACCAAGCGCCGCCAAGCGGAGGAGCTCATCCCCGCCGGAGGGGCAGGACCAAGTCCTCAGGCGCGGGCGCTGAGGGACTCGGCAAGGGCGCGGCCCTTGGAGGACCAGCCAAGAAATCTGCCCGCGCGTAccaaccagcctgggaaaccgaGGGGCGTGGGGACCGCCCAGTTCCCTTAGGGAAGCCCGTCCTCAGGAGGAAAGCTCCAGGTGGGTTtgcctctttcctcccttcctcgaTTAACCTCAAAGCTCTGGCAGATGTGCCCAGGAGTCACGGGGGGAAGAATACCTGGTTTGGTGACCAGCTCCTGCCCGGAAGGTCCAGGGCTCAGTCCGCCGCTGCCACTCTGATGGCCTCCCGGAACCGCAGCTGCCCCAAGAGGGGCGTCCTTCTCTTGCTCCGCGTCCCCGTCCTTCCCGGTGTCTCCAGGGTCGCCCCGCAGCAACCAAACGAAAAGTGCTCCGGCCAGACCCCCTCCAACCAGCAGGGCGGACCAGACGGCGCCCATGGCTGAGAGGCTGCGGTCGCGGGAGACGACAGAGACTGGGACCGGGGCTCAGGTCACGCAGGCAGAGCCACACCTACCCCGCCGGGTCCAGCCTTTTACGGTTTCTGCGCCGTGCGCTCCGGCGGAGCACTGCCCTGAGCGACCAGTACTCAACTTTCCCAGCCCCGCCCCGCTCCCCGCCCCTGGGCTGCGGCCCCGGGCTCCCTCCCGGGGAAGACTCCAGCGCTCTTCTGTCCCTACACTTTCTGTTCCCGGCCCTGCCAGTTGCCAGCGGCCGGGGCGCAGGGGTCGGCCTTCCACGTGTGTCCCGCGTGAAGAACCCGAGTGCGCACAACTGCCGCGCTCAGCCGGGACCTGCCCCACCGCCCTTCCTTCTCCCGCCTGCTGCCCGCGAGGCCTAGCCCTGCCTCGGCCAGCGCCGGGCACCTCGGCGCCTCCTCCCCAGGGAAGCTCAGCAGCAATCGGTCAGCTAGAGGCCGAGAGCTTCCTGGAACTTAGAGGTGGGAGAGGCTGCGGGCGTCGGTGACGCGCGGGCTGGAGCGCGGGCTAGAGCTGTGGCGCGGTCGGGTGGGACGGTTGGCCCGGAGGACAGCGGGCGCGGTGCAGGGAAACTGGGAGCCCTAGTGGAAGCTCCGCTTCGCCGCCAGCTCACCGCGCTTAGCCTCCCCAAGCCTCCGCCTCCCCGCCTGTAAAATGAAAGGATTGGACTAAGGACCATCCATCTAAAGATGCCAGTCAGCTCAACCTCATCCAGTCTCGTCCTCTTTGGGCGTGTATGGCTACTGTGAAATGCGCGCCCATCTGTGTGAACTGGATGTTGTCCATGGACGAGCTCCTACAGATAAGTTTGTTAATAAAAACAGCAGCTCTCTATTAAGCACTGTCTGTATTCCAGatgttttatgtgtgtatttaatcctcacaagacaACAACCCTGTGGGTGTTACATACATTTCTTTGTAAATTCATTCCTCTGCTGATCTGATGACTTTGCACAACAGCTTCAAGCTGATGGTCCCCACGTCTGTGTCTGCAGCTCCCATCTTTCCCTTGGACTCCGACATTCAACTGCTAAAGGTCACAGATGCCAAACACCTGCCTTGGAGTAATTACTATAATTGCTCTCTCTGGTAGGACAAATTATCAAATGTGCCCCTTGCTCCGAATGGACAGTAGCCCTTAACGGGGTGCAAGGTTCTGCCAGTTGGGTTACTGGAGGGCTGATGCACGCCTTGATGCGGCCACAACTTCTGTAATCATAAGAGAGCAGGTAGAGGAGAGGTAAGGGTGAAGACTGCCTACTGGGCATCTCCTTGTGGATGTCTAATAGACATCTCAAGCCCAACTCATCCAGACCTGAACTCCCCAACTAACTCCCCAAACCTACTACTCTCCCTACTTTCCCCATCTCAGGAAGTGGCAACTACATCCTTCCCGTtgctgcaaaacaaaacacagcaagCTCCTACAGGCCACTTTCAAACCACCAGTCAGCGTGATCCTGTTAAAACACCCCAGTTCTCTGCTCAAGATCCTCCAGTTGCTCCAGATCACACAGAAAAACCTTTAAGACCCCGCAGGATCTGTTCTCCATGACCACTGTGCGCTCACCTCCATCTTGCcacctccagccacactggcttccttgccTAGAGTCATCCTTCCTGCAGAcatcctctctctctcatacCCTTCAGGTCTTGGCACAAGTGTTATCTGTGCCCCCACTGCCCCCTCCCCCGCCCAGCCCTTCCTTGACAATCCCAGTTTTAATTATAATCCTACTCCCTATATCCTTCCCTTGCTCCATTGTTCTCATTAGCACTTAGGGTATCATTTCTAATACACTCTATAATCCGCATGTCTGTGgtttaatttctctttcctccctttagAGTGTAAATGACAGCAGGGATTATTGTCCTTTGTTCTCTGCTAACTTCTTAGCACCTGTAACCTTTCCAGAGTGAGCGCTTAGAAGTAcaggttgaatgaatgaattaaaagcCCCACATACTTTCACTCCAGAGCATTATTGGCATTTTCCTTACATAGATTCCATATGCATTTTTAGTCCACGTGGATATTACCTTTCCTGgaaattcattttatgtataataaaaaGTGACCAGGCCGGGCGgggttgctcaagcctgtaatcccagcactttgggaggccgagacaggcggatcacgaggtcaggagatcgagaccatcctggctaacacggtgaaaccccgtctctactaaaaaaatacaaaaaactagccgggcgaggtggcgggcgcctgtagtcccagctactcgggaggctgaggcaggagaatggcgtaaacccgggaggcggagcttgcagtgagctgagatccggccactgcactccagcctgggcgacagagcgagactccgtctcaaaaaaaaaagaaaaaaaaaagtgaccataaagctgtatttttaagagaatgaATGTCACTGTATAAAATAAGATTcttccagtctgggcagcatagcaaaaccctgtctctatggaaaaatacaaaaatgagctgagcaAGGCGgtggcgcttgtagtcccagctactcaggaggctgaggatcacttaagcatgggaggtggaggctgcagtgagctgtgatcatgccactgcactccagcctggttgacagagggagaccgtctcaaaaaatctgataaaaataaaagatccctcgcatgcgcagttcacatgggctttgtgctcctatgagaatctaatgccgctactgatctgataggaggtgcagctcaggcagtaatgctcgcttgcccaccactcacctcctactGTGCAGCCTGCTTCCTAACAGGCCTCGGACCAAGGTTTGGGGACTCCTGTCTAAGGGATAAAATCCCAGAGAATCTGTAAAATCCTTCAGATGTGAGCCCCGCTATTCACTTATAATACCTAAAAGgttcttaatatttattattgtcaccaatttctattcatttatttaaaataataccaaaaattattttctcaacccatcagaattatttttacattgtatCATATTGATCatgcaacatttttatttttttatttacttttttctttgggAATCCCAAGAAGCAAATGCAACAGTTTTAAAGAACATTATTTGGCCTTCCTTTTGGCTTTTCCAAACTTAAGTGTTGGCTCGTTGATTTCTGTGTtgctgctcttttaaaaaatgctccaaTCATAGTCATATGTTTATATTAAAGGTTCATAGCCACATATCCTAAAAACATTCTTGCCGCACTGATGGTACCCACGCTTATCACTATACAATTGCAGAATAATCATGTTTGCCTCCATAGAGAAAACTGTGAGTGCCTAGGAAGATAGTGTTGTCAGGGAGCAAAAAAGCTAGCACATTTGTGCAGACAAAGGAGGAAGATGATGAGTTCTGCTGGGATGTGTTAAATTGGAGGCACGAGCAGGAAGTTGGAACTGGGTTTCTTTCGTTTAAGAAGAGGATCAAGGCTGGAGATATTGGAAATTCTGCATAGAGAGGTGGTAATTAAATCCATAGTAAAGATTAATGTtataaagagaaatgaaggatGGATGAGCCCTTGGCACAATTGCAAGAAGAAAGATTGGGAAGTTGCCTCCGTGTTGCTACTTATATGGCAATTCTGTCTTGAGATTATATTTTGTGGGCCATAATGTAGAACCCATTTTCTAATTGATATTATCCTATTTAATAAAGTATGAATAGATATAGAtggatattttaaagtttattttattatatattttttcctttaaacttatgcCAGAAAA
This genomic window contains:
- the STBD1 gene encoding starch-binding domain-containing protein 1, whose product is MGAVWSALLVGGGLAGALFVWLLRGDPGDTGKDGDAEQEKDAPLGAAAVPGGHQSGSGGLSPGPSGQELVTKPEHLQESNGHLISKTKDLGNLQAASWRLQNPSREVCDNSREHVSSGQFPDTEASATSETSNSRSYSEVLRNESLKSPMGEWGFQKGQEISAKAATCFAEKLPSSNLLMNRAKEEASLSHLNSQDRVDHKEWEMVSRHSSWGDVGVGGSLKAPVLSLNQGMDNGRSTLVEARDQQVHGKTERVAVMPAGSQQVSVRFQVHYVTSTDVQFIAVTGDHECLGRWNTYIPLHYNKDGFWSHSIFLPADTVVEWKFVLVENGGVTRWEECSNRFLETGHEDKVVHAWWGIH